A window of the Cannabis sativa cultivar Pink pepper isolate KNU-18-1 chromosome X, ASM2916894v1, whole genome shotgun sequence genome harbors these coding sequences:
- the LOC115699047 gene encoding psbP domain-containing protein 5, chloroplastic: MVLLSFSHLTPTHHCFHSNPLFFRNQSRIMSMMHHKNGGSASEPTSQIGFWRRDFLLFGLSSSLFSVFPSSGSFAEEDSKMVPFVDELNAYSYLYPVELPSKKLLFKWVESRKPERYSSAAPLSPDARLRIVSERVDFIDNLIISVSIGPPNLGLLKSKDKSTWAAKDVADSVLSDKSALRVTSSQRMSESSVLDAHSSEIDGQPYWFYEYLVRKSPTKTAQESNIFRHYVASTAERDGYLYSLNASTLNKQWDKMGPLLQKTVESFRLLPATEEYVPPFKDPWRFW; this comes from the exons ATGGTTCTTCTCTCCTTCTCTCACCTCACGCCTACTCATCATTGCTTTCACTCAAATCCTCTCTTCTTtag AAACCAGAGCAGGATTATGAGTATGATGCACCATAAGAATGGTGGGTCTGCTTCGGAACCCACTTCTCAAATTGGCTTTTGGAGACGGGACTTTCTTCTCTTTGgtctttcttcttcactttTCTCAGTTTTCCCATCTTCAG GTTCTTTTGCAGAAGAGGATTCGAAGATGGTTCCGTTTGTTGATGAATTAAATGCTTATTCGTATCTCTATCCAGTGGAATTGCCTTCCAAGAAACTCCTTTTCAAATG gGTGGAATCCAGAAAGCCAGAACGATACTCATCTGCAGCACCGCTATCTC CCGATGCACGCCTACGGATTGTGTCTGAGCGTGTTGACTTTATTGACAATCTGATCATTTCTGTATCG ATAGGTCCTCCAAATTTAGGGCTTCTAAAATCAAAAGACAAAAGTACATGGGCAGCTAAAGATGTTGCTGATTCTGTTTTGTCTGATAAGTCTGCGCTG CGAGTCACCTCAAGTCAGCGGATGAGTGAAAGTTCAGTTCTCGATGCACATTCTAGTGAA ATTGATGGTCAGCCTTACTGGTTTTATGAGTATCTGGTTCGCAAGTCACCTACAAAAACA GCTCAAGAATCAAATATTTTCCGGCATTATGTTGCTTCAACAGCTGAACGAGATG GTTATTTGTACTCTCTGAATGCCTCCACCCTTAACAAGCAGTGGGACAAA ATGGGGCCTCTGTTGCAAAAAACTGTGGAGTCTTTTCGACTTCTTCCCGCAACTGAAGAATATGTCCCTCCATTCAAGGACCCCTGGAGATTTTGGTGA